gtagtgacgaaggcgagggtagtaaagatattagaggtagcgaaagcagcggcaacagcgagagcaatgagagcaacgacaaagacgagggcagagaaggtaacgagagcggcgagagcagtaagagcgcaggcagcgttggtagcgagagcaatagctgcaacagtggcgatagtggcgatagcgagggcagcgacgacggcgaggatggcgaggatggcgaggatggcgaggacagcgagggcaacttgatggcaggtagcgaaagcagtaatagcagcttgagcagggaggaaaagcgagggtcgtgacgacggcgagagtagctccgatagcgagagcagcaagagcgagagcagcaagagcggcaagagcaacgagagcgaggcaggcgaggcaggcgagagcaacgagatggcaagtagcgagagcgaggcaggcgaggcaggcgagagcaacgagatggcaagtagcgagagcgtagggagcgagagaggcgagagaaataagagcagcgacatgataggtaccgttggcagcgagagcatcgagagccgcgcatatagcgagagtaacgagaacagagcgagtagcgagagcagcgacgacggtaaggacagcgagagcaggagccgcagcggcgaaaggagttgtagaagccgtagcagcggtaggaagtgagaagcagcgagagtagcgcgagcagtggggggacagcagggacagcgagagcagtagggaaagcaagagcaggggcagaagtagttatagcggccgcaggcgtagtaggagcggtggggagtgaggagcagaagcgaggatatcgatagcagcgagagcagcgaggacggcggggatagtagggatagcgggatcagctgtgagagaagcgaggatagcgagagtaggaaagcaggagccgcaggcgcgatagaagtaagagtagcaagagcagtaagagcaggatgtgtagccgcgaggatagaggcaattaaggtaattaaggtgattgcgatgattgcgaggacagtaagagcaacaagggcagcgcaagaaaggggcgaacggcaagggaattaactattaagttaattgtagcgattgcaaggacagcgggaacagcgaggatagtaagggcagtaagggtagaaaggacagcggaagcagcgaggacaacgaggacagcgaggattgtaaggacagcggaagcagcgaggacaacgaggacagcgaggattgtaaggacagcggaagcagcgaggacaacgaggacagcgaggattgtaaggacagcggaagcagcgaggataatgaggacagcgaggatagtaagaacagcgaggatagtaaggacagtaagagtagcgaggatagcgaaagtaggagagtagcagtagcaatagcagtagccggaggtgtatataagctgtaagaggtaagaggtagaagtaaggatattataagcagcaaggatagcaggggcagaagcggcaacaggtgcaggggtagtaggagtagtaataagaatattaagagcagtgcaagttacaaggacaagggacaaagtaaggacagtagagatagtaagagtatcaggagcagcgagaacagaagccgtaggattgatagcgaagatattaagagcagcaaggaaagcgaaagtagcgagggtagtaagagcagcgacaagaggagcggtagcggccgccgaaaccgcagttaccgcaggtggaggaggcgtaggaggtaaggggcagaagagagcagtagagacagcgggaacagcggggaaagcgagagcagcaagaaggacggggatagtagagatagaggaagtggcgagagcagaagcagtaataggaggattgcggaatgcggaggagtaagagcggtaggagtaagagtagcaagagcaggacgtagaagtaagagccgtaggagcaggagcagtaagaatagcaggagtagcaagggtaggagctttaaaggcggcagcaacgagggtgttacaagcagcgaaaataataggagcagggagagtggtcgcagtaaggatagcgatagaagcgaggttggcgacagcagggacagtagtagtagcaagaatagcgagagtagcgagagcaatagcagtgagagctagagcattaagagtagcagcaataagagcagtaaccgtaggagtaggcgcattaagagtaaaagctgcaggagtaagagcagtaagggcggaaatagtaggagcgtaattagcgagagcaggagcagcgaggacagcgggagcagctggaatggcgagagcagcaaggacggagtggatagcaagaataggaagcgtaggggccgcagtggcgatatttgtagaagcggcagtaaacacaggtgtagtagtagccgtaggagtaataacgagcatgttaaaagcagcaaggacggcaggaacagcgggagttgcaatagtagaacccgtaaccgtaattgaatagacagtaagagtgatagtcgcgatagaaggaaaagttacaagaatagcagccgtagccgtggtagaagcaagagtaattataatagaggcaaagatagtaacagtagtaagagtaataagcacagtaagggtatagtaagagcaaaagtttaaagaagagttatttatgttaaaaataagtatgcaggtataaagcaaagaaaagaaagattcgaaaagagagagtataaagttggtgagattcataatcgatagatgaggtaggtaaaacaggtatagtttgtagtatatattagatagtgtttaagaaagaaatcaagcatAGAATTAAGTAGGATTTAAGGATTAGgattgtagtagaagacagagcaagttattaggaatacattaataagaagatagaagaaaagattaagtttatataaaagtagagtcataagaagaagatataaataaaaaagatataagagattatgtttcaataatattaaaaagagatgttagaaaagaaagaagaataaaagaaacccgatataatttaagaggagtatagtaaagggaatagaagataggtagaagaagaaagagagagaaagataaggaagtttatagagaaggacataagaagcaaaagataaagagaaagaaggagaagtaaagaaaatagaaagagaagtaaagaaaaatATAGAGCAAGTAAAGAGAGAGTAGCAAGAACAGCAGTAGTAATAAGGATAAGGATAGAGTTAAGGTACAGTACAATAATGCATAGTGGGTATTTAAGCAACAGTAGTAAGACGAGGCAGGCCGTGTTGGACGTGCATACAGTAGGTAGAGTTTAAGTTTACCGACGCAGAATAGTGATAGAGGTATATAGGGTAGTAGATAATGCGATGCGGTATATAGACGGCGGTAGGCGAAGGACAGAGCCGACACAAGATACAATAGTATTAGAGAACTAAGAGGCAGTaggcaaaggagatagttgaagaagtatttaggtTGTGTTTAGTATAGCGAATGGTATAACGTGTGTATAC
This sequence is a window from Pyrenophora tritici-repentis strain M4 chromosome 4, whole genome shotgun sequence. Protein-coding genes within it:
- a CDS encoding ComEC, membrane metal-binding protein; amino-acid sequence: MLVITPTATTTPVFTAASTNIATAAPTLPILAIHSVLAALAIPAAPAVLAAPALANYAPTISALTALTPAAFTLNAPTPTVTALIAATLNALALTAIALATLAILATTTVPAVANLASIAILTATTLPAPIIFAACNTLVAAAFKAPTLATPAILTAPAPTALTSTSCSCYSYSYRSYSSAFRNPPITASALATSSISTIPVLLAALAFPAVPAVSTALFCPLPPTPPPPAVTAVSAAATAPLVAALTTLATFAFLAALNIFAINPTASVLAAPDTLTISTVLTLSLVLVTCTALNILITTPTTPAPVAASAPAILAAYNILTSTSYLLQLIYTSGYCYCYCYSPTFAILATLTVLTILAVLTILAVLIILAASAVLTILAVLVVLAASAVLTILAVLVVLAASAVLTILAVLVVLAASAVLSTLTALTILAVPAVLAIATINLIVNSLAVRPFLALPLLLLLSSQSSQSP